AACAGCCTCTCATGTAATACTTAGAGAAATTCCATTAATGGAGGGTGATGTTTTTAGCTTGGAAAGACTTAGGATGGGAATGCTTAATTTGCAAAGACTTGGCTATTTTGGGAATGTTGTGCCTGATGTTGTTCCAAGTAGCATTGAGGGTTTGATGAGGATAAATTTTGCCGTTGAGGAAAGAGAGACAGCAAGCTTCAGATTTGGTATGAATTTTGGAGGGTTTAGTAATTCTTGGTTGCCATTCTCAGTGTTTGGGCAATGGGAGCAATCTAACTTTTTGGGTGAAGGGTATTCTTTCTCTGCAAGACTTAATCTTGCATTTTCAGAGCAAAGTTTTAGGTTGACATTTGAAGATAATTGGTTCATGCAGACCAGATGGACTCTTGGAGGATTTCTTGATTTTTCACATTCTATAAACACAGCTTATCAAGATATTAATGGCCCTATATTTACAGGCAAAAAGGAGGTGCCAGATCCTTTTGGAAGCTGGGAAGAATATCATAATGCTAAGAATTTCTCAGATTTTAATATTATGAATTATTCTTTGGCTAAATTGAGTCTTGCTGGATTTACTGGGTATACTTTTTCTAATTATCTTGGCAGGCAATCATTTATTGGGACTGTTCAAACTGCTTTGAAGTATGTATATTATGATGATAATGTTAATAGGCCTTCAAGCTACTATTTGAGAGACAATTATAAGACTGTTAGATTTGAGAATTCTCTTGGCATTAATTTTGCTTGGGATACGAGAAATTCTCAGACTTTGTCTAATAATGGGTTTTTGCTTAAGCAACAATTTGATTTTTTTGGTGGATTTTTATTTGGCCAGAGTCACTTTACCAAATCCACAACAACATTTGAGAGATACTTCTCACTTTTAGGATATGAGGATGTTTTTACTCCATATTTTGATTTGATATTAACTCTAAGAAGTGTTTATTCAAATATTTTACCACCACTTGGAAATGGTTTTGAAATAGAAACACAGCCACATCATCTTATTATGCTTAGTGAAAACTTTATGACTGCAAGAGGATGGGGAACTTTAAAAAATATTTATAGTTCCTTTGTTAATACTGCGCAGCTATCAATGATTTTAATTAAGAATATTTTAGTTTGGGATGCTTTATTTTTAGACATAGCTTCGTATTCTTTGGAAGAAAAAGAAAATTCTTTACTTGCTCCATTTAGTAATTTTATTTTTAGTTGGGGATTTGGGCTTAGAAGTTTATTGCCTCAGTTGCCTTTAGCTCTCGTAATAGCTTATCCATTTTATTTTGATAATGGAGGTGTTCGTAAGCATTATAATTATTTTGGAGGATTTAAATTTTTCTTAGCGATTGATATGAGGTACTGATATAGTTATTAAAAATTAGCTTAGTCTTTACAAGAGGTGATTTTATGTCTTTAATGGTTCTTTTATTAACTTGTTTATTATCACTTGATGTTTTTTCAATTAATGTTACAAAAGTAGGTATTGTAGATTTTGAAAAAGTCGTAATTACATTTTTGAATCCACAATTAAAGTCTAATCTTGAGCAGTTAAAAGCTCATTATCAAGAAAAAATTGATGTCTTGAATTCTGATATTAAGGATTTGAGGAAAATGTATGATGAGGCCATTAGTATACATGATTTAGAGAATGCAAGATCTTATGGTAATCAATATAACTCAAAGATTGATGAACTTAAGAAGCTTACAAGTTTAGCAAAGAGTAATCTTGAACAACAGAAGCAGATCAATATAAATAGTATAAATAGTGATGGTGAACTTTGGAGTAAGATACTCAATGGTATCGAGTATGTTGCAGAGACTAACGGTATTTCTTTAGTTATAAAGAAGGAAAATCCTTATATACTTTATTACAATAGTACAGTTGATATAACAGATGATGTTATTCAGCATTTAAATAAGCAATAAAGCTATTAAGGCCTTTTAATTATAGTTTTCTTTCTTTAATCGTTTAATTAGAGTGCAAAATTCTTTTTTGTTATTACTACTAAGACTTGAGAGCAAAATATGCGATTTTAACATTGATTTAAATATTTT
The sequence above is drawn from the Candidatus Borreliella tachyglossi genome and encodes:
- the bamA gene encoding outer membrane protein assembly factor BamA produces the protein MLFFLFATTLVYSQVNYKGKMIKSIDFNGLKNIQESDLASVLNSYLGKSYSNETFDKLQVDLYALDYFDGFIRPEFRVEDDKLFITFFVKEKSLIKTITFVDDSKVFWNSELRDKSNVKVNEALNLANVKRSVVKFEEMYKDAGYLDAVVKFETKEEDNLVEIVFEINAGSKYVVKEVSFEGNLNFKSGALRKYLESKTASLFTDGKYLKSNVDKDKIQLESFYRNNGYINAKVVNNTIDIREPSGSRKLEKEVFLKYFISEGNVFRFGKFDISGNLVFKLEELQPFITFKEGDIFDDSKFEQDFAKIREKYYSDGYIFTEIVPSRKIRGEFVDYSINIIEKDKAHIESITISGNKKTASHVILREIPLMEGDVFSLERLRMGMLNLQRLGYFGNVVPDVVPSSIEGLMRINFAVEERETASFRFGMNFGGFSNSWLPFSVFGQWEQSNFLGEGYSFSARLNLAFSEQSFRLTFEDNWFMQTRWTLGGFLDFSHSINTAYQDINGPIFTGKKEVPDPFGSWEEYHNAKNFSDFNIMNYSLAKLSLAGFTGYTFSNYLGRQSFIGTVQTALKYVYYDDNVNRPSSYYLRDNYKTVRFENSLGINFAWDTRNSQTLSNNGFLLKQQFDFFGGFLFGQSHFTKSTTTFERYFSLLGYEDVFTPYFDLILTLRSVYSNILPPLGNGFEIETQPHHLIMLSENFMTARGWGTLKNIYSSFVNTAQLSMILIKNILVWDALFLDIASYSLEEKENSLLAPFSNFIFSWGFGLRSLLPQLPLALVIAYPFYFDNGGVRKHYNYFGGFKFFLAIDMRY
- a CDS encoding OmpH family outer membrane protein encodes the protein MSLMVLLLTCLLSLDVFSINVTKVGIVDFEKVVITFLNPQLKSNLEQLKAHYQEKIDVLNSDIKDLRKMYDEAISIHDLENARSYGNQYNSKIDELKKLTSLAKSNLEQQKQININSINSDGELWSKILNGIEYVAETNGISLVIKKENPYILYYNSTVDITDDVIQHLNKQ